A region of Lycium barbarum isolate Lr01 chromosome 1, ASM1917538v2, whole genome shotgun sequence DNA encodes the following proteins:
- the LOC132638901 gene encoding E3 ubiquitin protein ligase RIN2-like — MGVSYLSVSAVCTVLSYVGLQCWMGISVEKLKSDGLIGESIINFGNERRVFEDLLGSQTTIALGANFAANVFILLVLFLKTIFFGDLQSSEIRKLAERLINYVISKGTFLPLVVPPTLYQAGLWSTWLAVLCFLKMFQALARDRLERLNASPSATPWTYFRVYSALLLVFSANLLWMRACLVVYTTISSSLFLLLFFEPLSIAFETLQAILVHGFQLLDIYINDSANDISNNRMSKLFDISAAGSFGEWKGMLIRNMGFLLDMMTLLMALAHYVHIWWLHGMAFHLVDAVLFLNIRALLSAILKRVKGFIKLRIALGTLHGALPDATLEELQTYDDECAICREPMAKAKKLSCNHLFHLACLRSWLDQGLTENYSCPTCRKPLFIGRSENEVNPRTADVRGDELLAREMSMGLDQLNLPGHALPNEVSRNQTHNPLESSDWRGSGIDSGWLGLDGAGPSTGIRSAGLGRVQTVMRHLAAVGETYAQTALEDAAWNIWSMRASQAGTSSSAIPPAGSVRHVAGAGGLHLRTTSRAANSNIPNIHTMVETVREVLPHIPYEIIFEDLQRTHSVTVTVNNLLHM; from the exons ATGGGCGTAAGCTACTTGTCAGTTTCAGCGGTCTGCACTGTTCTGAGCTATGTTGGACTTCAGTGTTGGATGGGAATTTCAGTCGAGAAACTAAAATCAGATGGACTGATTGGGGAGAGTATTATCAACTTTGGGAATGAAAGACGTGTATTTGAGGACCTTTTAGGTTCGCAGACAACAATTGCTCTGGGAGCCAATTTTGCAGCTAACGTATTTATCCTGCTGGTTTTGTTTCTTAAG ACAATATTCTTTGGAGATTTGCAGTCGTCAGAAATCCGGAAGCTGGCTGAGCGCCTTATCAATTATGTTATTTCCAAG GGAACTTTTCTTCCATTGGTAGTTCCACCGACGCTATATCAAGCAGGCCTGTGGTCAACATGGCTAGCTGTTCTTTGCTTTTTAAAG ATGTTTCAAGCTTTAGCTAGGGATCGACTTGAACGATTGAATGCCTCTCCTTCAGCTACTCCCTGGACATACTTCCGTGTGTATTCTGCCTTATTGCTGGTTTTCTCAGCCAACTTACTCTG GATGAGGGCGTGCCTGGTCGTATATACAACAATAAGTTCATCCCTGTTTTTGTTATTGTTCTTTGAGCCTCTTAGCATAGCATTTGAGACGCTTCAG GCTATTCTTGTTCATGGATTCCAGTTGCTCGACATATATATCAATGACTCGGCAAATGATATTTCAAATAACAGAATGTCGAAGCTCTTTGACATATCTGCTGCAG GCTCATTTGGAGAATGGAAAGGCATGCTTATCCGGAATATGGGTTTTCTCCTGGACATGATGACTCTATTGATGGCCCTAGCGCATTATGTGCACATTTGGTGGCTTCATGGCATGGCATTTCACCTTGTGGATGCAGTTCTTTTCCTAAATATCCGT GCTTTATTGAGTGCTATACTAAAACGTGTCAAAGGGTTTATTAAACTGAGAATAGCATTGGGAACTCTTCATGGTGCACTTCCTGATGCAACTTTGGAAGAGCTACAAACTTATGATGATGAATGCGCTATTTGCAGG GAACCAATGGCAAAGGCGAAAAAACTATCTTGTAATCATCTTTTCCATCTTGCATGCTTGAGATCTTG GTTGGATCAAGGTTTAACTGAAAATTATTCATGTCCCACTTGCCGGAAGCCGTTGTTTATAGGAAGAAGCGAGAATGAGGTAAATCCTCGAACCGCAGATGTTCGCGGTGATGAGCTGCTTGCTCGCGAGATGAGTATGGGACTTGATCAGTTGAATCTTCCTGGTCATGCCCTTCCAAATGAAGTTTCCCGCAATCAAACGCACAATCCTCTTGAAAGTAGTGATTGGAG GGGTTCGGGAATTGATTCAGGTTGGTTGGGTTTAGATGGTGCTGGTCCATCTACAGGCATCAGGTCAGCGGGACTGGGTCGGGTTCAGACAGTGATGAGGCATCTCGCAGCTGTTGGAGAAACATATGCACAAACTGCTCTGGAAGATGCAGCCTGGAACATTTGGTCTATGCGTGCCTCCCAGGCTGGTACTTCCAGTTCAGCAATCCCTCCTGCAGGTTCTGTGAGGCACGTCGCAGGTGCTGGAGGGTTACACTTGAGGACAACCTCACGTGCCGCAAACAGCAACATTCCGAACATACATACAATGGTTGAAACTGTTAGAGAAGTGCTGCCGCACATACCTTATGAAATAATTTTTGAG GATTTACAGAGAACACACTCGGTAACTGTTACTGTGAATAATCTTCTGCACATGTGA
- the LOC132638918 gene encoding NAC domain-containing protein 7-like produces MNSFSHVPPGFRFHPTDEELVDYYLRKKITSRRIDLDVIKDIDLYKIEPWDLQELCRMGTEEQSDWYFFSHKDKKYPTGTRTNRATAAGFWKATGRDKAIYSKHDLIGMRKTLVYYKGRAPNGQKSDFIMHEYRLESDPNGAPQEEGWVICRVFKKKIAAGMRMDTSEHGSPIWYDDQLSFMQDMDSPKPNYINHYPNNYPNCKKELDNLHYQIPPHHQNHHQFLHQLPLLETNSKLVAAPPGTISCSSMPVFGINVNQSSMLTQERIPPTFANNEQVADQLTDWRVLDKFVASQLSQEDENNNYSSNATTTFQATGDDGNMNKQEMAPENNSTASSSSQIDLWK; encoded by the exons ATGAATTCCTTCTCACATGTTCCTCCAGGTTTCCGGTTTCACCCAACTGATGAAGAACTTGTGGATTATTACCTTAGGAAGAAAATCACCTCCAGAAGGATTGACCTTGATGTTATTAAAGACATCGATCTCTACAAAATTGAGCCATGGGATCTTCAAG AGTTATGCAGAATGGGGACAGAAGAACAGAGTGATTGGTACTTTTTCAGCCACAAAGACAAGAAATATCCAACAGGAACAAGAACAAATAGAGCAACAGCAGCAGGATTCTGGAAAGCAACAGGAAGGGACAAGGCTATATATTCTAAGCATGACTTGATTGGGATGAGGAAGACATTGGTGTATTATAAAGGGAGGGCTCCAAATGGACAAAAATCTGATTTTATTATGCATGAATACCGACTTGAGTCTGATCCAAATGGTGCTCCTCAG GAAGAAGGATGGGTTATATGTAGAGTGTTCAAGAAGAAAATAGCAGCTGGCATGAGGATGGATACTAGTGAGCATGGTTCACCAATTTGGTATGATGATCAACTATCATTCATGCAAGACATGGACTCCCCCAAGCCAAATTACATTAACCACTATCCTAATAATTACCCTAATTGCAAGAAGGAACTCGATAATTTGCACTACCAAATCCCACCTCATCATCAAAATCACCACCAATTTCTTCATCAACTTCCTCTTTTAGAAACTAATTCTAAACTTGTAGCAGCACCTCCTGGTACAATAAGTTGCAGCTCAATGCCAGTATTTGGCATTAATGTTAATCAATCATCAATGCTCACACAAGAACGTATCCCTCCTACGTTTGCAAATAATGAGCAAGTTGCAGATCAACTGACCGATTGGCGAGTACTCGATAAATTTGTAGCTTCTCAACTTAGCCAAGAAGATGAAAATAATAACTACTCATCAAATGCGACAACCACATTTCAGGCTACGGGCGATGATGGGAATATGAACAAGCAAGAAATGGCCCCGGAAAATAACTCTACAGCATCTTCAAGTTCTCAAATTGATCTGTGGAAGTGA